GGCATTTAGTTCAATCACAGCAGCATGTATATACTAAATAGCCTTATTTCACATGAAGTATGTGTACTTTACAAGGTGTGCAGATGTACTGGCCAGAGCTTGTCAAATCTTTTTAAAGATAACATTTGTTATCTCTTTAGAGCCTTTTTAGGAAATATTCCCAGGGGTGATTTTCCTGTGCTCCTAGATAAGGAAAAAAGTGACCATTTTTGTAGCTTTTTCCATGTAGAAAGAAGGGTTACTTTTATTTCATGAAACTTGCTTTTGGTGTATATTTACTTACTTTGAAAATGCAACAAAGCCCTCCAATGGCTTCATAGAAAGTAGCAGTTAATAACTAAATCTAGTAGTAAACATTCAAGAAGTGGTTCCTTTATGCATTGCCTTGAAGGCAGAAATTCAAGAGTGCAGTAGCAACATCCCAAGATGGTTTAGACTACCCCAGCATCTGTCAGTTCTGTTTatgttcagtcttttttttttttttttttaatgaagtgagtatgggcatgccagggccacctgccattgcgatgaactccagatgtatgtgccactttgtgcatctggctttatgtgtgtgctgggaaattgaacccaggctgtaagcaagcacctttaactgctgagctgtctccagatcatattcagtttttttctaaattaacttccataagtatagacaatataccatgatcatactcTCCTCCCATGACCCCCATATGTTCAGTCTTAAAATGTACTGGAAGCCAGGTTTAGTGGTGCATGCCCAACTCCCAGGAAGGCAAGCCAGaagtgtttgaagccagcctgaggtacataggtagcaagaccttatttcaaaaagcaaaacaggtaCATTGAAGAAACAAAGTAATTTTCTGTATTGTGAGTATAGGCACTTAGGAAGGAGCTGGTTACCTTCTAATTTGGGGGAGGGGATAATTAGTAGGTTACAAGTTTGGTTAGAAGATGTTGGCCTTTCTCCTTCCCCATATTttgcccaattaaaaaaaaagcttgccgggcatggtggtgtatgcctttaatcccagtacttgggaggcagaagtagaattgctgtgagttcaaggccaccctgagactacatagtgaatttcaggtcagcttgggctagagtgagaccctacctcgaaccctccccccaccaaaaaaaaaaaaaaaaaaaggacgtgGCAGCAcgcatctttaatcccggcagaagaaggaggatgagttcgaggccagcctgagactatagggtgagtttcaggtcagtttaggatagagccagaccctacctcaaaaacaacaacaaagctcTTTTTAACTGATCATCTCTTAAACCTCTAGGTCCCTTCTCTGGTAATTCCTATTTCTCTCATCCTTCTGGTttgagatggagggaggggacCCCCCCCTATACCTATATTTTACCAACCCTCTCACCTTTCTCATGGCTGGAGCACTCTGTATACTTCCCTTCCTCTTTGCTTAATAAagtctctaaaccttaaaaatgGTATTTTCTAGATAGAAGATCCTTAACCAGAAGTTTTCCCTTTTGCTGACTGCTTAGGTTTTTTTTCTGTAGCTATTTCTGGTGTCATGGATTATAAGGAAGTGTCAGTTACATGATCTTCCTTTTATTAATGTCTTAATGTTCagtgtttaaaaaaacaattacatTATACTTAGATTCAGTTATTTTATCAAAAATGAGAGATTTGTAGCTCAAACTAAGACAATAAGTGTACGTTgctgaataaaattttttaaaagttttcgaGGTGTTTGTGTTACTATATTTGtgtgctttaattttttaaattccttacTGAAGACTTGTGATTGTGACACTGATGACTTTTCCCCCTTTCAATGGGCCACATGTGCAAAGAACTTAATTGTACTCCATTGTCATATGTCTTTGTTTTCTTGGTCATACAGGTTATTAGAATTACCATATTTATTGAAAAATCAGCTTTGAAAGCAGATGCCTTGGTTTTTGAAGGGCATTAAGCCTTATGctcttccaattaaaaaaaagaaaccaaagttGAGCTCATCAATTAAGTAGATTAAGTTTCCAAAATAACAGTAGAAGTCCATGGCTGTGTGCATTTGAGGAACTTTCCTATTGCTTTAGCATCCTTTGTCACAAGTTAGGGAGAAAAAATGCTGAAGTGAAAGATGAATAGGAACGAGGAGAGAACCTAAGTGGTCACTACACACCTTTGAATGATTCTTTGACATGGAGAGTCTTTGGTAAGTGACTTCAAGGTCTCAAAAGGGAattaggtgggctggagagatggcttagcacttaaggcatttgcctacaaagccaaaggatctgggttcgactccaggacccacgtaaaccagatgcacaagggggcgcacacatctggagttcgtttgcagtggctggttgccccggcgcgcccattctctcccccaccccccgcctctttcaaataaatagggAATTAGGTGGGGAGGttttggtggtttttgtttttgttttcaaggtaggatcttgacccaggttgacttgaaattaactgtagtctcagggtggactcaaattcatggcaatcctactgccgggattaaaagtgtgtgccaccatgcccagtataggagggctttttttgtttgttttttgaggtagggtcttgttcttgcccaggctgacctcacactcatggtgatagTAGCCtaggcgctgggattaaaggcatgaatcaccacTCTGGAAAATTTGgaggtttcttttaaaattctcaGCCATGAAAATGTCGTTTGTGTAAAACAATTCATTctacaagccttttttttttttttttaatgacatttaTTGTGGATTTTAGAAGCTAACATTCAGAAGCAATGTCTGAGTAGAACATAAAAGTCTAGAGGTCTCATGCTTGAGGAATTCTCTCGGCGTTTTAATCCATTACTGCTGGATACGGCGAATTGACTGGATCTGGGAAGTCTGCGCGTGAGAGCCCCACTCTCTCCAGTGCTTATAGTCTCCCCCATGGTGGTCGCATTCCAAGATGTATTGATACCCACGATACCCAGGGTACTGGTAGCAGACCCAGCTAGGAAATCCAAAGCGTATTACGTTATTATAACTACTTAAAGCAACCTGACCTACACCTCCAAACCTGAGCGCATGCGTAGAAAACAACGTCAGGCACTGTGGATAAGCATGAGTATGGCTGCAACTAATTGAAAATTTATGAATTAAAGCTCCAGAGTAGTCAAGATGTTTTCCATAGAAATGTCCAATGGAGGAAAATCTAAAAACAAGTGGTAGTTGGTACAAAGAACTCTAAGCTCGGTAGTGACATACCAGTATGATGCCAATGTATGGAATTTAATAAGCCATATTCATGTCATAACATCAACACGCCTTAGGCCTGTATGAATTACTTTGAAATTCAGTCAACCTTGTTGTTAAACTTACGCTCCACATTGTATCTTCATGGAACCAACTTCATTGTTGAACCAACCCATGGCTTGCAGGGAAGGATAGTCATCACAGATCTCCCACTGGCGTCCAATAAAGTTTTCTTTCTCAAAGATGGTAATCTTTGACTCTTTGTGATTCTATAATCCAGAAGTTAACACTTTTAGTAATGGTGTAATAGTTAACCTAATTTGACGATTCAACTGACatgattttaaaagttgaaaCATTTTCTTGCCTACAGAACACGTGGCTGAAAGATGTAGGCGCTAAGACTACAACAAAGGAAGATACCATGACAAAAGAAAACTGCATGGCTATAACAACCACTGATGAGAAATGccaagggttgttttttttttttttcgggggtgGGGAGTGGCAGGGTTAGTGTTGGGATGAAACTcggggctttgcacatgctagagTGAGTGCTATATGACTGAGCTACAGCTCCATCAAGATCTAAACACAAGGCTGTctgatacatgtgtgtgtgcaataaTGTACAGTAAGACATGAATATGAAACAAGCATTAAAAATGTAGAGACCAGGGCTGGAgtgggcttagtgattaaggcacttgcctacaaagctaaaggacccagatttgattccctagtacccatgtaagacagatagatgcacaaggtagcgcatgcgtctgcagtttgtttgctgcagctggaggccctggcaaacccattctctccctctctctaacattttttttttttttttaatgtacaaacTGCCAGGAGtgttgcaagcctttaattccagcacttgggaggccaaaaggggaatcactgagtttgaggccagcctagaactatagAGTTAGTTCCAGTTCAgattgggctagaatgagaccctaccttgaagaaaatgaaaaaaatgtagaaaccTTCTGAATGTTCAGAAATGAAGGTTTACCCTGGTGTTAATGATGGGGAAGCAATTGACTGGAAAAGAGTATCAGGGAACTTTCTGTGGCAGTGGGGTTGTTCTGTATGGAGTTAAGAATGTTGactataaagctgggtgtggtggcacacacctttaatgctagtagtctcagggtggccttgaactcacagccatccgcctacctctacctcccaagcactgggattaaaggcatgtaccatgatGGCCagctgttaattttttaaaaatcaaatgactgaCTTCAAGGGAAGTATTACTATTATGCCTAATCCTTCTCCCTGTCACATTCAACATAATTGAATAGTAACACAGATGTCAGCCCAGTCTTGTTCTTGCCCCGCCCCATGAACAGAAGTTGGAACCTCCAAGACTCACAGCAGAACAGATGGGGCGGAAGGACATGAGGCGCTCAATGTGGTAAGCATTGCTCCCACTCCAGGCATCCCAGCGAGGGTATTCTCCTCTCTCCAGTATAAACTGTTGCCCACAGAAGCTTGTATGCTCGTAACCAATCCAGCTGCCAAAGACAGGTAGGTAGTGGTGTTCAAACCTTCCGTGGCCTTGGGAAGAAGGCCTCTTTCATTTTGAGTAAATTTAGAGTCGGGTAGAGGGTCAAACCAATCCCAGGGCCACATAAGGTGGCGCGTCATGACCAACTACGGCTATTCAAGCAGGTCTGTAGATGTAGTGTTTGTTGTGGAATTACCCTCTGAAAGGGTATCCTCCTTCACTGGAGTATTAGCTCCAGTAATGTGTATTAGGAACGctacatttcttttccttccaaaTCACTTTATCTGGAGGGCCAGGCTCATGACCTAGAGACTTTCTTTAGCTCCAGATCTTGTAGGCATCTTCTGGAAGCAAAAGGATGGATGGTAGGATGGATATCTAGACTTGATCCCTTGTTACTTTGTGGATTCTTTCTCCTACAGTCCATTTATATCTTATTTGTTGGAACACCTTAGCTAAGCTTTTCACAATTAAGTCTTATTTGCTGAAGAGAGCTTAAAGCCGTTGCCTGTTTGAAAGAGCCAAGGAGCTCTAATTAGATATGAAGCAACTTGAAGCCTGGTCACATTTAAGCCACTTCTACATAGGCCAAAGGAGAGTTCCCTCCTTGTGTGGTTTCAGGCCTGAGCTAACATGTCAAGAATAGAATCAGATGACAAACAGCAGACAGAGGGTCTCCCTCACCCAAATAGGCTGTTAACAAGAAACTTCTGGAAGACTAAGAAATAGTATGTCTCGAGCCTTTGGGTTGAGTTCCTTTATATGGAAAAATTAGCTAACAGTGTCTGCTGTGGTACAGGTAGGAGAAGCTGCCTCTTGATagtttcttctctatttttttttttaatttcttctgtgGGCAATAAAAACAGGAAGTTCCTATGGATGTTCTGAAGGGATTTTAGATAGTAACCTGATGTGATTACCGACCCTGTCTTGCCCcattccatgatttaaaaaaaaaatttctacacCCCCTTAGTCTAATACCAAGTCATTACAAACTCACATTCCTTTTAGCTTAGTGTTACCAAATTATGCATGTAGTGATTTCCCTGTGAGAACACTCCAAGATGGCCCTCTGCAAGAGGTGAAGGAGGGAACATCTTCCCCTGTCCTTACTCATACGGTCCCATGTCTAAAGAGCTCGGGAGAAGGGCCCGGCGCTCTGCTGAGGTCCATACTCACGCTCCACATTCCACCTTGAGGGATCGAACATTGTCAAAACTACGCTCTGAGACATTTGAGCAGGAACTGGTGAACTCCATCCTCTTGCCCTGGAAGTTCTCCTGGTCGTAGATGGTTATCTGAAGTGGGATTGAGTGGGGCAAGAAGGTTAGAACCTGGCCCAGCAGGAAGACTAGAGACTCAGGTTAACAGTCCAGCAgcattggtgagctctaggttgagAGAGAGCCTATTGCAATAATAACAGTACAGAGCAATCTAAGAAGACACCTGTCTACCTTGGACCACAGGCACCAGCACACATGTGGCTGAgctgtgtttctatttttttttttttttaatgttttggttttttcaggtagggtctcactatggagttcactatgtagtctcagggaggcctcaaactcatggcgatcctcctacctctgcctcccaagagctgggattaaaggtgtgcgccaccatgcctggctataaactATCTGTTTTAATATGATTTTTAAGTATAGAGAAAAGTTTATACAGGAATCCAAGTATCATCTCCCACCTGATCATGGGCTTTTGAGGACATTCTGTTGGCAGAATGTCCCTTCCCCTACACACTGGTTGGTCACTGTCTCAGAAACAAGGTCAGCCTTGGTAGCTGCCCTATCCTCTTTGATCCCTCTGGTTTCTATGTGATAGGGTCAGCTTACCTTCCATGGTCCCAAGGACCCTGGCATAGGGTTGGTCTGAGCCATCTTGGTGGTTGGAAGGGTTTCTGAAAGACAATACACATCAGTAATGGGGCTTCTGGGATGGGATGGGGAGGACAAGGTAAGAGAGCACAGGAATAGGAAAAGGAAGCTTGAAGTCGCAGATTGGGTGGAATCCTGGCTCTCTGCTGCTTACTCTCTATATCTGAGGCTTTCTggtggtaatttttaaaaatatttttatttatttgagaaagagagagagaatgggcatgccaggacctccagccactgcaaacgaactccagacacatgtgccaccttgtgtgtctggcttacatgggtcctgggaaatcaaaccaaggtccttaggctttacaggcaagcaccttaaccactaagctatttctccagccatgtttttttgttgtttttttttaaggtaggatgtcactccagcttaggctgacctggaattcactatgt
This is a stretch of genomic DNA from Jaculus jaculus isolate mJacJac1 chromosome 9, mJacJac1.mat.Y.cur, whole genome shotgun sequence. It encodes these proteins:
- the Cryba1 gene encoding beta-crystallin A3 isoform X1, which codes for METQTVQRELETLPTTKMAQTNPMPGSLGPWKITIYDQENFQGKRMEFTSSCSNVSERSFDNVRSLKVECGAWIGYEHTSFCGQQFILERGEYPRWDAWSGSNAYHIERLMSFRPICSANHKESKITIFEKENFIGRQWEICDDYPSLQAMGWFNNEVGSMKIQCGAWVCYQYPGYRGYQYILECDHHGGDYKHWREWGSHAQTSQIQSIRRIQQ
- the Cryba1 gene encoding beta-crystallin A3 isoform X2; this encodes METQTVQRELETLPTTKMAQTNPMPGSLGPWKITIYDQENFQGKRMEFTSSCSNVSERSFDNVRSLKVECGAITKSQRLPSLRKKTLLDASGRSVMTILPCKPWVGSTMKLVP